TCACGGTTCCTCGCAATGAATACTTCACCGCTGTGTCTGTCTTCGCCTCGATACCGTCCAGTTCAGCAAAGAACTCATCGAGGTCTTCCGCGCCAGTGATATCCATGTCGATGGCATGAAAAGCCCACTGCCCCACTCGGTGGGAGGCCACGGTAACTGAGCCCTTTTCGGGGTCGTCCTCTGCAATGTCGACGACTAGCGCATTGCCGGAATCCCGTTCTTTGTCGTCATACGCTGTGGTTTCGTGCGCGCCGGAGAAATAAACTCTGCCAGCATGGTCAAGTTGGCTCGTGGAGTGGGAATCCCCCAGCGCCACATAGTGCAACGCCCCACGGTCAATAGCCTGTTCCAAGCTGGTCAAATCAATGGTGGCTCCCGCATCAGCACCAAAGCCTTCTACTTGGCCGTGTGCGACCATCACTCGGATTCCATCGGCCGGCTCAAGCTCCGTGGCTATTTCCGCCACGATGTCGTCTGCCGAATACTTGCCGTGTACTGGCACACCGATGAGTTCCACCCCGTCACGGATGGAAATGGGCTCGCTGTCGCGAATTACGTAAACTCCTCGGTCTTCCAAAGATTCGAAAGCGCTACGTCGATAAATGGAAGAAGCATCAAGCGCATCATGGTTGCCGGGCAGGAGATACACCGGCACGGGTAGCTTGGCGATTCGCTCAAGAGCCCGCAAGAACACCTTGTCCGGCAACGTATTGGAATCGAACACGTCTCCAGCGACGACGATGAACTCAGCGCCTTCGCTGGTCGCCAACTCACCGATGCGGTCGATGGCGTTGAGGCGACTTTCGTGGAACCTAGCTTGGGCTTCACCGCCATCGAGCTCTAGGAACCACCGAGTCATTCCCAGTTGCCAATCTGAGGTGTGAATGAATTTCATGACTAGCGCTCCTTTTGTTCCAGGCTCAGCGATTCCTGCAGATGTTGCCAACAATCTTCCAAATCGGCGACTGCACGAATGGTCTCTCTCGAAACTACGCAGGTTGGCTGCAATGCTTCATGCAGCAAACTACGGTCGGTAACTGTTAGCGGGTCAATAACCTCGAGCGAAGGAACACTGACTCGTTCCAAATCATTGCCCCAGTAGTCGGCTTCGACCGCGAAAAGCTCGGCAACCTTTTTCTGCTCGTTGTCACCGCCATCATTTCCACCAGCGTCACCCGACTTCTGGGTGGTTTTATTGGGATCTTCCCGAACCTCGCCGCCAAGCCCGAGGCGCTTTGGCGCAGTCCGGTTTCGCAGCTGTGTTAGTTCCTGAAGCCGGCGTTGCAATTCGCGCTGCGGATAATCGCGCAGCTGCATTAGCGACAGCGGATCACGGTCGATATCAGCGACAAGTTGAGCGGCGACTGCAACGGTGTGCTTACACACAGGTGCTGGGTCCGGGCAGGTGCATTCGCTATAAATGTGCTCTTCACCATCGCACAACAGCATTTCCATCTGCTCATACGGCAACTCGCCGTGCTCAAACTCCGTAAAAGCCGACGGATTGTTCACCAACCACCGCAGTACGTCGTCAGTTTGTTTCTGCTCCCGCCGTGGGAACCGAATAAAGACTGAGAATGGTTCCGGCTGGCTGCCCTGCACTTCCCCGATGATGTAACCATCCGCGATTCGAAGCCCGAGCACATTGCCGTCGAACCTGTACTTCTCGCCTCTGTGAATACGACCCGAATCGGCACCACGGATGATGAACTCCCACACCCACCGGGCAAAAGTAGTACGTGGCTCGACCGCCACACGCGCTGAGGTTCCACGTCGCTGCTGCCCGGTAAATGCACCAGCCCAGTCCTGGGTGGCCAGGAGCTTTTCAATCGTCGAGCTGGTTGCTGGTGCGCTTCGCGCCGTAGTCCTTTTACGACCGCGCTTTCCAGAGGGGCCCTTGCCAAACTCGGCAAAGATGACATTGTCGCCCCATGTCACGTCTCCGTCACCGGCCATTAGTACCACCTCTTCTGGACTCTAAACGGTGTCACATTGTTGGGAATCGAATCGTCATCCGAGGTTGCGGAATCCAATGCCGTGGCCTCCGGGTTCACCCCATCGGTCACCGTCCCACCGGACTTTGACTCCGCTGCGTCCATCGATTCACGCAGTGACTGAATCTTGTCCTTGTCCAATTGCCACAGTGACCGCAAACGGTGAAAGTCCATCTCCGTCAGCTTGGTTTCACCAGCGCGCACAACTGCATCCGCCAATTCTGCTTTTTCAAAAATCAGCTCGTCGATGCGTTCTTCAAGCGTTCCAACACTGACCAGCTTGTGCACATGGACGTCTTTACGCTGACCGATGCGGTAGGAACGGTCCGTGGCCTGGTTTTCAACCGCTGGATTCCACCACCTGTCAATGTGAATGACGTGGTTGGCGGCAACTAGGTTGATGCCGACACCTGCCGCGAGAGTCGACAGCAAAATGATTGGCGGACCGTCCGGGGCATTAAACTCTGCCACTACTTTCTCGCGCTGTGCTGGGGTCATTGCCCCTTGAATAAACGGAATGTCCACGCCCAAGCGCTTGCTGAAATGAGGGGCAAGCATCTTGCCAAACTCCACGAACTGCGTGAACACAAGCGCGCGTTCACCGTTTTGCACAATCTCATCGACGAGCTCTTCCAACCGTGCGACCTTGCCCGAGCGATGCTGCCCATGATTAAGCAGCCCCGAGCCGTCGTGCTGGTAGTGCGCTGGGTGGTTGCAAATCTGCTTCAACTTCATGATGCCGCCGAGGATGATGCTCTTTCGCCCGAAGCTGCCAGAACGATTCCGCTTCGAGCGCTTAAGCTTGTCCTCGATATCCTTCACGGCCTCCTGATACAAGAAAGCCTGCTCCGTCGTGAGAGGAACCATCTCCACCTGCTCATTCTTCTTGGGCAGGTCCGGCGCGATAGCTGGATCCGACTTGAGTCGGCGCAGGATAAAAGGTGCTGTAATCGACTGCAATTGCAGTAGCATTTCCGCATTCCCATCACGCTCGATGGGAATCGCAAACTTGTTGCGAAATGCATTCGCCGAGCCCAGCATGCCTGGATTACAGAAATCCATGATGGTGCGCAGTTCGCCCAAGTCATTTTCCACCGGAGTACCAGTCATGGCGATGTTGTGTCGCGAGCCCAGGCTCCGCAGCGCTCTGGATACCTGTGCGTTGGGGTTCTTAATTGCCTGTGCTTCGTCAGCAATCACATGATCCCACTGCACTTGGGCGAGTTCGTTCACATCGCGGGTAGCAACACCATAGGTCGTCACAACAACATCGTGTTTTCCGATAAATTCTTGTAGTTCTCCACCATGAGGGCGGTTTGAACCATGCAGCAGCCCAACCTTAAGCTCTGGAGTGAACTTAGCCGCTTCTGCTGCCCAATTGCGCAACACACCTGTCGGAACCACCAGAAGCGAAGTCCTGTGCTCTTGAGCCGTAGCATCTGCTTTCCGACGGCAGCGCTCATACTCCAACAGCGCCAGAATTTGCACAGTCTTACCGAGCCCCATGTCATCAGCGAGAATGACACCAAAGCCGCGGTTGGACATATCCGTCAGCCACTCCACACCGCGCTGTTGATACTCCCGCAGCTCACCGACAAAACTCGGTGGCACCTCGACGGACTCTGCGAGGACCGTGGAACCGTCTGAGTACTTCGACACCAACGCCTTGAGCCAAGAGGGATCCCTGGGGGCGACTGGCACTGCTGCTGGAGCTTGCGACTCTAAGCCACCGTCGAAGACCAGCTCTTTCAGGGTGGCTTGCCCCTTACCGGTTTCCTCCCCGGCCTTGGTCTGCTCCACCAAAAACTTCAGGGCTTCCCTAGCTACCTCTGGGTTCGCGTGCACCCAATGGTCTCGCAGATGCACTAGCCCCGTACTCGATGCAGCGAGCTCACGCATTTCCGCTTCCGTCAGTACGGCATCCCCCACGGCCAGCTTCCACTCGTAATCAACCAGTTGGTCAAATCCGAGTTTCGGTTCCGAACGGCGCCCAGCAGGCCCCGTCGGATCTAACTGGATGACTTCAGTGTGCAACTGCAGGGTGGTCTCCACTGACTTCCAGTTCGGCGGCAGCATCACATCGATATCAACCTTTGCCAGCTGCGAGATGCCATCAGTCATAAGCTCTATCAGCTGCTCTGAGGTCAGCAGCAGATCCAAGCCCGGGTGGCCCGCTGCCTTCGCATATTTGAGCGTTGGGAATGCCTCCTGTGCAGCCAATAGCTGCGGGCGAAGCAGCGACAGCACGGACCGGCGACACATTTCTGGATTCAGGTGCTCCGGAGCTGCGACGCCGATGCGGTAGTACATCCGCAATGGCCATAGAGTCTCATGTTCCACCGCAGCTGAACGAGGATTGAAGCGAGTTACTGAGCCCCCTTCTTCATCCGCTCGATCCTGCAACTCCAACAGCTGCGGAAGATCCACATCCGGCAAGTCTTCCAGCTGGCCTTCAAAACCAACAGGTTCCTGCACCATTAGCTGCAGACGAACATCCTCACCATCGGCCGACAGTCTCCACTTTGCCAGTGACTGCGCCACCCCCGGCGTCGCACGCCCCAGGGACTGAGACTGCAACAACGACCGCACGAAACTCTGACGCTGTTCTGCCGGTTCATCCAAATCGGCCAGGAGCGCGTTGGTGACCCAATGAAACATCCGATTGATGAAGTCCTCAGCCACCGTGGCACCTCCGTTATCAATCAACACCGGTGGTGTACGGGAAATGACCTGACTCTGCCAAGCAATCTCACTCAGCCCCTCCGACATCCGCCACGTCGGCCACCACTCATTGTCTTCCCATGTCAGCGCCACCAATGCCCGCCCAGAGCGTGCGAAAGCATCCAATCCCTGTACAACATCCACAAAGAACCGAAGATCCGGTGCCATCGCCGCCGAGGCAACTTCCTCCTGCAATTGCACCAGTGCTGTCACCGCAGCCCATGGCGGGAACACCCATGTGGGTACCGCTTTCTCTACTGCCCGCCCCTTCGGTGTGCGCAGTTTTAGCGTCAGTTGCGCTCGACTCCCCTGGTCCAGCACTGCAAAAAGCCGACGCTGATGCGCCGGGACTTCCAGCAAATCCACGTCCGCAATAATCCGGTGCCCCTCTGGCCGCTCCACCCATAGGTGAAGACCCGAATCATCTTTCCAGACCGCGTGCAGCAGCAACGGCACCGCTGACTTAGCAACTTGATCCATTACTTCCTCCCCACTGCTTGCTCAGTCATCGCCTGCTCAGTCATCACCGTCTAATCACCCGGCGACTTCGCCACCAGATATTTGTTCAATGAAGATTCTGCCACGCACCCCGGATCAGCTTTTCCACCACACCACAACATTAGCACGCTTGTTCGAATTATGTATCTTGCAAAAACTACTCCCCTTCTGCCCAAATACCCCTTTTCCCAGGTAATTTGTCGCACTTAACCGATTTTTAAAAGCTTTTTCAACGCTTCTTATCTTGCAATGCAGCGCATCACATGAAAACGTCGTATAGGCCACAAGAATTAAAAATGTGTGACTCGTGCAATAGTTCTGCCATGGTTCGCATGTGCCAGTAGGCTCCGATGACTGTCGAAGATAGTCCGGAAGCTGAAGCTGTGTTGAATCGCGAACCGCAGGTTCCACCGTGGACGTCGGCCACTTTTTGGCTCGATGCTGCCGCGTCGCTGTGAACGTCGTCAAGCAGACTTGATTAAGCGAAATTGAGTTGTGCGCCGAAAATGCTTTTTGGTGCGCTAGGTAGTGCGCGAGTCCGACTGTACGACTAATAAATAATGAGGAGTTGCCCTGTGGACCAACACACATGGTTCATCATCGCACTAGTCATTTATCTGCTGTTGATGGTCTACATCGGTTGGACCGGATGGAAAAAGACTGCAGAGTATGACGAATACATGATTGGCGGCCGCGGCCTACATCCGTTCGTCGCGGCACTGTCAGCGGGTGCATCGGACATGTCCGGCTGGCTGCTGATGGGTCTGCCCGGCGCGATTTACCTTTCGGGTCTGAACCAGACCTGGATTGCAATCGGCCTGGTCGCAGGCGCATGGCTGAACTGGAAGTTCACCGCACCACGCCTGCGTAGTTACACCAAGATTGCTCGTAACTCGATTACCGTGCCGTCGTTCCTGGAGAATCGTCTGCACGATACATCGAAGGTGCTGCGCGTTGCCGCAGGCCTGATTATTTTGCTGTTCTTCACCTTCTACGTGTCCTCGGGCATGGTGGCAGGTGGCCGTTACTGGGAGTCGACGTTCGGTGGCAACTACCTCGTCGGCATGCTGTTGGTAGCGGCTATCACTGTCGCGTACACCCTGTTCGGTGGCTTCCTGGCTGTGTCTTACACAGACACGGTGCAGGGCATCATTATGTTCATCGCGCTGCTGACGGTTCCGACTGTCGGCATCATCTACCTAATCAACAATGGCAACTCCGCCTCGGACATCTTCAGCTTTGCTGCTAACAACCCCTACCCGGGCAGCGAGGGACAGCCGGTCGAGACCTTCTTCGATCCGTTCGCTGGCATTCCGCTAATCACGATTATCGGTCTGCTCGGTTGGGGTCTGGGCTACTTCGGCCAGCCGCACATTATCGTTCGCTTTATGGCTCTGCGTAGCGCGAAGGACGCAACCGAGGGCCGCCGCTGGGGCGTTGGCTGGCAGGCACTGTGCATGCTCGGCTCCGTCCTCGTGGCGCTGACTGCAACTGTTTTCTTCACTACGAACCCAGATGCTTCGGTCACTGATGCGTCTTCCTACGAGACCATCTTCCTGGACATGACCCGCATCCTGTTCCACCCGCTGATTGCAGGCCTGATTCTGACTGCAGTACTGGCAGCAATCATGTCCACCATTTCCTCGCAGCTGCTGGTGTCTTCCTCCGCGCTAATCGAGGACTTGTTCAAGGCAATGGTCAACAAGTCCCTGCGTCCGAAGACCTACATGGCTCTCTCCCGCGTCGCGGTTGCGCTGATTGCCATTATCGCCGCAATCATCGCTGCGAACCCCAACAGCTCCATTCTGGATCTGGTTGGCTTCGCGTGGGCTGGCTTCGGCTCGGCATTCGGCCCGGTGCTGCTGGCCGCCCTCTACTGGTCGCGCCTGAACACGCCAGGTGCTGCTGCCGGCATGATCACTGGTGCGGTTGTCTCCTTCGCATGGGGCATGAGCTCGCTCAGCGACACTCTCTACGAGATCGTCCCGGGCTTCGCCGCTGCAACTGTCGTGATGATCATCGTCACGCTGGCTACGAAGGAACCGAATGAGAAGATCAAGGAAGAGTTCGACCACGCAGCAAAGCAGGCTCTGGTCTAACACTTCGATTTAGGCTTGGCCTCCGCTAGCCCCACAGGCTAGCCCCGGCGCATACCTACAAGGAACCGAAAAAGTATTTTTCGCGCCCAACTAGGTATGCGCCCTTTTTTATTTGCCATCCTAGCCGCCGTCTTGACCGCCGCCTTTGTCTCATCCTTTGCACTTACGCGAGTTCTCGTCACATCCTCCCCCGCTGGGCCGGACGCCGAAGCCGTCGTCAAGCAACTGCGCACTGTGCGCGTCGTCGCAGGCCGCCCCACCGTCACCGGGTACAAGCGCGAGCGCTTCGACGTCTGGGCAGGTTCTGCCGATTGCAATACACGCCATAAAGTGTTGGCGGCGTGGTTCGGGGGCTCTGTATGTTCGCTTGACGACGGCGCCCTGCGCGAAATCCCCGACCCTTACACGGGTGACCCGGTGGGTGCGCATGAGGTCGATATCGACCACATTTATCCGTTGGCAGCGGCGTGGGATTTCGGAGCCTACGCCTGGGATGCCGAGCGGCGTCGGCGATTTGGCAACGATATCGAGGCCAACCTCGCGCCCACCCGAAGTGCGGTCAACAGGGATAAAGGAGATGCCAGCCCGGCGGAATGGCTTCCCGAAGATGCGAAGGCGTGTGACTATTCGCAGCGTTACTTAGCGGTGGCCATTAAATGGGACCTGCCCGTATCTTCGGCAGACTGGACGGCGCTGGCAGCTGCGTGTGGGATCCGCGCTGGGAAAGGCACGAAATAGAGAAAATAGTGCGAGCACGTTAAGTTAAGGACTGGTCTTAATAAGGAAATATCCAGGCCACTCCTCGCTTGAACGCGAGGCCTACATTCAGTCGTGGAAAGGTAATACGTGCAAAACGTAGTTCTTATGGTTCACGTCCTAGCGGCAATTCTGCTGCTTGGACCGGTGACTGTCGCAATTTCGATGTTCCCGAAGCTCGCGCTTGCAGCCCGCGGCGGAGAGGCTGGAACGGTCGGCTCCGCGCGCACCATGCACGCCATTTCGCGCACCTACGGCATGTGGTCGCTGCTCGTGCCGCTGCTCGGCTTCGGTGTCATGTTCACCGATGTGTCGACCTACATGAAGTCCGGGGCAATGCACGCCGCAATCCTGCTGACAATCATCGCCTGGGCACTGCTGTTCTTCCTGATCATTCCGCGTCAGCGTCTGATGATGGCCGGCCTCGGCATCGCTGATGAAGACGAGGATGTTGACGATCCGAAGTTCATCGAGCGTCGCAAGAAGGCTGACGAGCTCGACTGGGACAAGCAGAAGGGCCAGCTGGCCATGTTCTCCGGCATCTTCTCCCTGCTGTGGGTTGTCGCCGGCATCCTGATGTTCTTCATCTAAGGATTGAGCTCTAGCGCTTAGGCCCCGCGCCTACGCACACGCTCAGACACAATAAACTGCCGGTGCGCCTGTACGTTTCGGCCCGACTTTTAGGGCTGGGAAGTACATGCGCACCGGCAGTTTTTTTATTTTCTAGGTCAGCGCCACGGACAGTGGTCGCCTGACGACGCCCCCCCTGCTCGCCTGCCTAACAGGTCTAGCGGCGTCCGCCTCGGTAACCACCGCGGCGGTCATCCCGGTCACCACGGTAGCCACTGCGACCGCGTCCGCGACCACGACCGCCGAAACCGTCACCGTCATCGAAGTTTCCACGGTAGCTACCCCGGCCACGTCCGCCACCACGGCGGTCATCGCGGCCACGACCACCACGGTATCCTCCGCGACCGCGACCGCCATCACGACGATTGCCACGGTAGCCACCACGGCCACCGCGGTAGTCATCGCTGTCGTCGACCGAGGTGCCGTCGTCAAGCTTCAGCCCAATGAGCTGGCCGGAAATGCGGGTATCGGAGAGGTTGTTGATGACTTCTTGCGGCAGGTTGGCCGGCAGTTCGACCAGGGTGTGGTCGCCACGGATGTCGATGTGTCCGAAGTCCTTTGATGACAGGCCGCCCTCGTTGGCGATGGCGCCCACAATGGCACCCGGGCGGACGTGCTGGCGACGACCGACGCTGATGCGGTAGGTTGCGGTGCCCTCGCGTTCGAATTCGACCAGGTCGGCGCGCTTGCCCTGACCGCGCTCACCACGGGAGCGACCATCGCGGCCACGGTTGCGGTCGCGGTCGAAACGATCACGGTCACGATCATGACGACGGCCACGCGGTGGCTCCTTCATCAGGAAGTCGCCCGACTGTGCCTGCGCAGCGATAGCAGCGGCGATATCGACCAGCGGAGTGTCGTGCTCTTCAGCGTACTCCTCGATGAGCTCGCGGAAGACCGGAACCTGCGAATCAGCAAGTGCCTCAGTCAAATCATCAGCGAACTTCTGCTTACGGGAGTCGTTGACCTCATCGACGGTCGGCAGCTTCATCTCGTGCAGCTGGGACTTGGTCGCACGCTCAATCGAGCGCAGCAGGCGCCCCTCACGCGGAGTGACAAACAGCAGCGCCTCACCGGAGCGGCCAGCGCGACCGGTACGACCAATGCGGTGGACGTAGGACTCGGTGTCGTGCGGAATGTCGTAGTTGACCACGTGGGAAATGCGGTCAACGTCCAGGCCACGAGCAGCCACATCGGTTGCCACCAGGATGTCCAGGCGGCCGTCCTTGAGCTGATCAATCGTGCGCTCACGCAGGGTCTGCGGGATATCGCCGTTGATGGCGGCAGCGGAGAATCCGCGGGCACGCAGCTTCTCAGCGAGCTCCTCGGTCTCGTGCTTGGTACGCACGAACATGATCATCGCTTCAAATTCCTCGACCTCGAGGATGCGGGTCACCGCGTCCAGCTTGTTGCGGTGGCTGACCATCAGGAAGCGCTGGCGAATATTGTCCGCAGTGCGAGTCTGGGACTTGACGGTGATCTCTTCCGGCTCCCTCAGGTACTGCTTGGACAGGCGACGAATCGAAGCCGGCATGGTAGCCGAGAACAGTGCGACCTGCTTGTCATCCGGAGTGTCGGCAAGAATGCGCTCGACATCCTCCTGGAAACCCATCTGCAGCATCTCATCGGCCTCGTCCAGTACCAGGAAGCGCAGGTCGGAGATGTCCAACGAGCCCTTTTCCAGGTGGTCAATGACACGACCCGGCGTGCCGACGATGATCTGTGCACCTCGACGCAGACCCGACAGCTGCACTCCGTAGGACTGACCACCGTAGATTGGCAGGACCTGAATCTTGCCCAGGTGATCAGCAAACGACTGGAAGGAATCCGCAACCTGCAGTGCCAGCTCACGGGTCGGAGCGAGCACCAGCGCCTGCGGTGCGCGGACGGAGCGATCAATGCGAGCCAGAATCGGCAGCGCGAACGCCGCGGTCTTACCAGTACCAGTCTGAGCCAGGCCGACGACGTCGCGGCCGCTCATCAGAGTCGGGATAGTTGCAGCCTGAATTGGGGAA
The nucleotide sequence above comes from Corynebacterium amycolatum. Encoded proteins:
- the putP gene encoding sodium/proline symporter PutP produces the protein MDQHTWFIIALVIYLLLMVYIGWTGWKKTAEYDEYMIGGRGLHPFVAALSAGASDMSGWLLMGLPGAIYLSGLNQTWIAIGLVAGAWLNWKFTAPRLRSYTKIARNSITVPSFLENRLHDTSKVLRVAAGLIILLFFTFYVSSGMVAGGRYWESTFGGNYLVGMLLVAAITVAYTLFGGFLAVSYTDTVQGIIMFIALLTVPTVGIIYLINNGNSASDIFSFAANNPYPGSEGQPVETFFDPFAGIPLITIIGLLGWGLGYFGQPHIIVRFMALRSAKDATEGRRWGVGWQALCMLGSVLVALTATVFFTTNPDASVTDASSYETIFLDMTRILFHPLIAGLILTAVLAAIMSTISSQLLVSSSALIEDLFKAMVNKSLRPKTYMALSRVAVALIAIIAAIIAANPNSSILDLVGFAWAGFGSAFGPVLLAALYWSRLNTPGAAAGMITGAVVSFAWGMSSLSDTLYEIVPGFAAATVVMIIVTLATKEPNEKIKEEFDHAAKQALV
- a CDS encoding DEAD/DEAH box helicase gives rise to the protein MDQVAKSAVPLLLHAVWKDDSGLHLWVERPEGHRIIADVDLLEVPAHQRRLFAVLDQGSRAQLTLKLRTPKGRAVEKAVPTWVFPPWAAVTALVQLQEEVASAAMAPDLRFFVDVVQGLDAFARSGRALVALTWEDNEWWPTWRMSEGLSEIAWQSQVISRTPPVLIDNGGATVAEDFINRMFHWVTNALLADLDEPAEQRQSFVRSLLQSQSLGRATPGVAQSLAKWRLSADGEDVRLQLMVQEPVGFEGQLEDLPDVDLPQLLELQDRADEEGGSVTRFNPRSAAVEHETLWPLRMYYRIGVAAPEHLNPEMCRRSVLSLLRPQLLAAQEAFPTLKYAKAAGHPGLDLLLTSEQLIELMTDGISQLAKVDIDVMLPPNWKSVETTLQLHTEVIQLDPTGPAGRRSEPKLGFDQLVDYEWKLAVGDAVLTEAEMRELAASSTGLVHLRDHWVHANPEVAREALKFLVEQTKAGEETGKGQATLKELVFDGGLESQAPAAVPVAPRDPSWLKALVSKYSDGSTVLAESVEVPPSFVGELREYQQRGVEWLTDMSNRGFGVILADDMGLGKTVQILALLEYERCRRKADATAQEHRTSLLVVPTGVLRNWAAEAAKFTPELKVGLLHGSNRPHGGELQEFIGKHDVVVTTYGVATRDVNELAQVQWDHVIADEAQAIKNPNAQVSRALRSLGSRHNIAMTGTPVENDLGELRTIMDFCNPGMLGSANAFRNKFAIPIERDGNAEMLLQLQSITAPFILRRLKSDPAIAPDLPKKNEQVEMVPLTTEQAFLYQEAVKDIEDKLKRSKRNRSGSFGRKSIILGGIMKLKQICNHPAHYQHDGSGLLNHGQHRSGKVARLEELVDEIVQNGERALVFTQFVEFGKMLAPHFSKRLGVDIPFIQGAMTPAQREKVVAEFNAPDGPPIILLSTLAAGVGINLVAANHVIHIDRWWNPAVENQATDRSYRIGQRKDVHVHKLVSVGTLEERIDELIFEKAELADAVVRAGETKLTEMDFHRLRSLWQLDKDKIQSLRESMDAAESKSGGTVTDGVNPEATALDSATSDDDSIPNNVTPFRVQKRWY
- a CDS encoding HNH endonuclease family protein codes for the protein MTAAFVSSFALTRVLVTSSPAGPDAEAVVKQLRTVRVVAGRPTVTGYKRERFDVWAGSADCNTRHKVLAAWFGGSVCSLDDGALREIPDPYTGDPVGAHEVDIDHIYPLAAAWDFGAYAWDAERRRRFGNDIEANLAPTRSAVNRDKGDASPAEWLPEDAKACDYSQRYLAVAIKWDLPVSSADWTALAAACGIRAGKGTK
- a CDS encoding DUF2269 domain-containing protein, whose product is MQNVVLMVHVLAAILLLGPVTVAISMFPKLALAARGGEAGTVGSARTMHAISRTYGMWSLLVPLLGFGVMFTDVSTYMKSGAMHAAILLTIIAWALLFFLIIPRQRLMMAGLGIADEDEDVDDPKFIERRKKADELDWDKQKGQLAMFSGIFSLLWVVAGILMFFI
- a CDS encoding DEAD/DEAH box helicase yields the protein MANNEMNGSVEENREDQRENQREDAIVKAEDVVAGEAPVAGEKAAEEKTEKVEKTAEAEKKAEKNKHDNDDDTVGFDELELPDDIVNAVRKVGFETPSPIQAATIPTLMSGRDVVGLAQTGTGKTAAFALPILARIDRSVRAPQALVLAPTRELALQVADSFQSFADHLGKIQVLPIYGGQSYGVQLSGLRRGAQIIVGTPGRVIDHLEKGSLDISDLRFLVLDEADEMLQMGFQEDVERILADTPDDKQVALFSATMPASIRRLSKQYLREPEEITVKSQTRTADNIRQRFLMVSHRNKLDAVTRILEVEEFEAMIMFVRTKHETEELAEKLRARGFSAAAINGDIPQTLRERTIDQLKDGRLDILVATDVAARGLDVDRISHVVNYDIPHDTESYVHRIGRTGRAGRSGEALLFVTPREGRLLRSIERATKSQLHEMKLPTVDEVNDSRKQKFADDLTEALADSQVPVFRELIEEYAEEHDTPLVDIAAAIAAQAQSGDFLMKEPPRGRRHDRDRDRFDRDRNRGRDGRSRGERGQGKRADLVEFEREGTATYRISVGRRQHVRPGAIVGAIANEGGLSSKDFGHIDIRGDHTLVELPANLPQEVINNLSDTRISGQLIGLKLDDGTSVDDSDDYRGGRGGYRGNRRDGGRGRGGYRGGRGRDDRRGGGRGRGSYRGNFDDGDGFGGRGRGRGRSGYRGDRDDRRGGYRGGRR
- a CDS encoding metallophosphoesterase family protein, which gives rise to MKFIHTSDWQLGMTRWFLELDGGEAQARFHESRLNAIDRIGELATSEGAEFIVVAGDVFDSNTLPDKVFLRALERIAKLPVPVYLLPGNHDALDASSIYRRSAFESLEDRGVYVIRDSEPISIRDGVELIGVPVHGKYSADDIVAEIATELEPADGIRVMVAHGQVEGFGADAGATIDLTSLEQAIDRGALHYVALGDSHSTSQLDHAGRVYFSGAHETTAYDDKERDSGNALVVDIAEDDPEKGSVTVASHRVGQWAFHAIDMDITGAEDLDEFFAELDGIEAKTDTAVKYSLRGTVTLSESTTFENRLEQYQQLFAALYRRESGSDLTVVPSEGDISNLNLTGYPLIAAEKLTVLSKGRTESGSPLSESETTAAADALRLLARLAGEKE